In Anomaloglossus baeobatrachus isolate aAnoBae1 chromosome 10, aAnoBae1.hap1, whole genome shotgun sequence, the genomic window CCTTGTCTGGCCGGAGGGAGGGGCCTCATGTTGGGGTGCCTGGCCGGAGGGGCATAGGGGCCACGTGTCGGGTGACTGGCTGGAGGGGCATGGGGGGCCACGTGTCGGGGCGCCTGGCCGGAGGGGCATGGGGGGCCACGTGTCGGGGCGCCTGGCCGGAGGGGCATGGGGGGCCACGTGTCGGGGCGCCTGGCCGGAGGGGCATGGGGGGGCCACGTGTCGGGGCGCCTGGCCGGAGGGGCATGGGGGGGCCACGTGTCGGGGCGCCTGGCCATAGGGGCCTTGTGTCGTGGTTCCTGGCCGGTGGGGCAATGGGGGATCACGTGTTGGGGCGCCTGGCCAGAGGGAGGGTTAGCGAGAGCGAGGAGCCAGAAGGGTGATGGGGTATTTTGATGCCATGGACTCGTCGGGGCACCTGGCTGGAGGGGGAATGGAGGGGCTCATCGAGGcgcctggctggagggagaggtggGGGGGTGTCTCTGAGCATGGGAGTTCGTAGATTCTCGTAGTGGTGCCTAGGCAGAGGGGGTGACTCCTCCTTGTGGCGCCCGGCTGGACCCCTGCTCTCATTAGTAGGGCTGGTGGACACCACGTCACCGGTGCCGTTCTGAGTCAGCGGTGCTGGAGGACCCAGTTATGCGGAGTCTTTCGCTTTGTGTTGCCGGACTATCGGCAGCAGGACATTATTAGAAAGTACAAGGCCTGAGGGGGCGAAGCACGAAACCGGGGTGTAATGGACACCAAGGGAAGAATCCGTCCTGCTTCGCCCCCTCAGGCCTCACTCTCGTCCATCACTTCTGCATGAGAATGTCCTTAAAGCGATATTTCCAGCTGCGTCCAGGCCATGAATGAATGGAGACATGTTTTATTACCACAGCTGAATAATGACCGATCCCAGAGAGCACTAGCTGTACCTCCAGTGTGACTATAATATGCAGTGATCCCTGCCCGTGCAGATCTGCCAGCCTCTGCTTTTATTTCTAGCTAATGGGTGGGATTTGCTCCCTGTAAACAGGGGCTTTAGCGGCTGCTGACTGGCATTGGCTCATTGTGCTGTATTCAGTGGTGGAAGACAGGGAGGCTTAAAAGCTTAGTCCTGGGGATGACACAGAGCAAACAGCTGAGCCTGGCAACCACTGACTGTCGTGTGTGCTTTTCCCATCTCTCCCTGCAGTTGGCTCGGACCCGGAGTTTGCCCGCTATGTGGCCGGGGTCAACCAAGCTATGCAACAAAAACGGCAAGCACAGCATGTCCGCCGGCCGAGCACCACACGTAGCAACTGGCCCCATCCCGACGAGTCGCACAGAACCTGGCCGTTCCCAGAATACTTCTCAGAGGGGTAAGTAGAAGGCAAATTTATGCTTCACCTCCTGCACCCGGCACGTTGTACTTTGGGGAGGGCGTGTGTAACGCGCGTTTCGCCATTCCCTTGTCTTCCAGAGACGTGATGAACAGCAGCTGGACAGGCGCTCAGGGAGACTCCGCAAGCTCCAGCGACGAGACCTCGTCTGCAAACGGAGACAGTCTATTCTCCATGTTCTCAGGGCCGGACCTCGTCGCTGCCGTCAAGCAGAGAAGGTAAGTGACGTCCGAGAGCGGCCTCCTCACCGGCGATAGCAGCGGAACGAGATCCTGCCGCGGGGATGGGTCGCACCACACCGTCCTCCATAAACCTGGGATCATTATTCTTATAACTTGTTAACCCCTTCTGTTCTGCTTTCTTTGACTAGGAAACACAGCAGTGGTGAGCAAGAAGCAAACACACTACCGTCACCACCTCTCCTCTCCACCGTGGATGATCTCAACCAGGTGAGACCCTGAAATCGCCACTTAACATGTTTAGCTCAGATGGGCATATATCAGGGGCCACCGAATCTGAATTTACTGCCTTGTCTGTGCCTGAGGTTGTTAGTCCGGGCGTCTGCGCCTGAGGTTGTTAGTCCGGGCGTCTGCGCCTGAGGTTGTTAGTCCGGGCGTCTGCGCCTGAGGTTGTTAGTCCGGGCGTCTGCGCCTGAGGTTGTTAGTCCGGGCGTCTGCGCCTGAGGTTGTTAGTCCGGGCGTCTGCGCCTGAGGTTGTTAGTCCGGGCGTCTGCGCCTGAGGTTGTTAGTCCGGGCGTCTGCGCCTGAGGTTGTTAGTCCGGGCGTCTGCGCCTGAGGTTGTTAGTCCGGGCGTCTGCACCTGAGGTTGTTAGTCCGGGCGTCGGCGCCTGAGGTTGTTAGTCCGGGCGTCGGCGCCTGAGGTTGTTAGTCTGGGCGTCTGCGCCTGAGGTTGTTAGTCTGGGCGTCTGCGCCTGAGGTTGTTAGTCCGGGCGTCTGCGCCTGAGGTTGTTAGTCCGGGCGTCTGCGCCTGAGGTTGTTAGTCCGGGCGTCTGCGCCTGAGGTTGTTAGTCCGGGCGTCGGCGGCCGAGGttaagggtgctttgcacgctgcgacatcgctgtttcgtcatgggggtgatcgctgccatagcgaacaatatcgctacggcagcgtcacacgcacatacctgcttagcgacgtcgctggagacatcgaacaatctctcctttaagggggcggttcgttcggcgtcactaagcggccgcccagtagcataggaggggcggagatgagcggccggaacatgctgcccatctccttccttcctcattgccggtggacgtaggtaaggtgaggtacgtcgttcctgcagtgtcacagcgatgtgtagtgccgcaggaacgatgaacaaccagccggGGTTGTTAGTCCGGGCGTCGAACAACCAGCCGGGGTTGTTAGTCCGGGCGTCGGCGGCCGGGGTTGTTAGTCCGGGCGTCGGCGGCCGGGGTTGTTAGTCCGGGCGTCGGCGGCCGGGGTTGTTAGTCCGGGCGTCGGCGGCCGGGGTTGTTAGTCCGGGCGTCGGCGGCCGGGGTTGTTAGTCCGGGCGTCGGCGGCCGGGGTTGTTAGTCCGGGCGTCGGCGGCCGGGGTTGTTAGTCCGGGCGTCGGCGGCCGGGGTTGTTAGTCCGGGCGTCGGCGGCCGGGGTTGTTAGTCCGGGCGTCGGCGGCCGGGGTTGTTAGTCCGGGCGTGAAACTTAGAGAAGGCGTGTGTGAACGCAGTCCTCTTGCATTTGTAATTCCAAAATGTGCATGAATTATATGGCTTATTTCTGGACGAGCGtctaataaatacatttttttttatttttctctcaccTGTTTTTAGGAAAACAAAACCAAAACTTGGCCCCCCAAGGCCCCCTGGCAGCACTCCTCCCCCCTCACCAATACACTGCCCAATCAGAGTTCTTCTTTATACCACATGACAAATCCGGTGAGCCAGTGGAACGACACAATGCAAATGCTGCAATCGCCGGTCTGGTCCACGGCCAATGACTGCGCGCCGCCCACCGGGATCTCCTCCACCTTCGCTTACGCACAGCAGCCGTCCCAGCAGGCAAACAAGGGCTTTAAATCTTTCCAGATGAAGCACGAGCGCAGGCCTTCCTACCTGCACCAGTTCTGACCAAGCTGCTCGGCCCCCATGTCGGCTGCGTtcctgtgtttttttgtttatttttttcgggtgtgtgtatcCGGGGGGAAGGAGGGAGGGGGATGGGTTTTGCAATCTCATAACTTGTCGTGGAAAGTTTGGGTTGTCTGGTTCTGATCCTGTGTTGTGGTTTCCACCGAATACGTGAGACGAGCAGTGTGGCTTTTCAGAAATTTAGAAGAGttcccccttttttattttttttatggaaaaACATACTAACCCCCCTACCCACCTGTACCCTTATTAAAGAGCAATGCCGCCATGGAGGTGTTTACTAATGATGCACGGTAATGTGGCGAGCTGGGCCGTGAGCCCGTATGACTCTAGGCCCTGGTGGGCTGGAGATGTAAAGACCCAAATTGGATGGATGTCATATAAAAGCAGCAATTGTAAAGGTGACCCTCCTCCGCTAATGACAGGGGGGGGGTCCTCTACTTATAGGAGAAATTAAATGGACACCTCCAGTTTACCAGGGCCTAGGCTCATACAGGGTCTGCttttacaacccctggcaaaaattctggtctcccctggctctgaggatgttcattcattcagttgtttacttgtgTATaataaaagcagatcacagacggcacaaaactgaAGTCATTTCAAAtgacaactttctggctttaagaaacactataaaaatgatgaaaacataatgtgcagccaggaacggttacttttcaagaccaaacaggggggaaaaaaattatagaatcactcaattatgaggaaaaaattatggaatcatgaaaaacaaacaatagAACCCTCCTATAGTACATCACTAGTATTgtgttgcaccacctctgccttttctaacagcttgcagtctctgaggcatggacttaatgagtgagaaacagtctcttcatcaatctggctccagctttctctgattgctgttgccagatcagctttgtaggctggagccttgtcatggaccattttcttcaacttccaccaaagattttctattggattgcgatccggactatttgcaggccatgacgttGACCTTAAGTCTTCATTCACGTAATATTTTCACAgtctttgctctatggcaggatgcattatcatcttgataaatgatttcatcatccccaaacatcctttcaattgatgggataagaaaagtgtcaaaTTTCAATGTAaatttgggcatttattgaagatgtaatgacagccatctccccagtgcctttacctgacatgcagccccatatcatcaatgactgtgaaaATTTACattttctcttcaggcagtcatctttgtattgtttagcttttctgcatataaatcccatttcctttaggcggtttcttacagttcggtcacagacattgactccagtttcctcccattcgttcctcatttgttttgtcatGCATTGACTGTCTTGACTGTCTGTCTTGACTGTCTGTCTTGACTGTCTGTCTTGACTGTCTGTCTTGACTGTCTGTCTTGACTGTCTGTCTTGACTGtcttcttccttggtctaccagtatggttgcctttaacaaccttcccatgttgtttgtatttggtccagattttagacacagcttatttgatgcaggtgttagttttgggaatgaaaatttacaggctgatttccataattttttcccctgtttggtcttaaaaagtaaccgttactggctgcacattatgttttcatgattttttttaatgtttcttaaagccagaaagttgccatttgaaatgactttagttttttgCCGTCTGTGATCAACTGAACATCCTCTGAGCCAGGGgagtccatcatttttgccaggggttgtatattgcATCCCCATAGAAATGCATCCAATGTGGGTCTGTTCATCTGACGCGGTCCTGTTCCCCGTCTGTCGTGGGTTGAGGGGCTTCTTCCCTCTACGCCATCCCCCCGATGCCCCTATGAAAGCCCCGACAGAAAACcgaaggatgaaaaaaaaaaaaggggggggaacgtTATACTTTTGCCGTTCTGTTTGCCTCTCTTCCTGGGCGTATAACCCCCTCCATCTCGTCCCAGGTTGTGTCATAAAACAACCTCACTTTTTggcaattttattatttttttttttttgttatttttctactttttattCATCTGGCCAAAGGCATTATGCACACAACACTCCTGACGAGAGAAGGCGACGCTGAGATAGTAAAGACTTTACAATTAttctttaaaaataataatatagaATGAAAAATAATAAATATCTATGTGAGCTGGCTCCGACAAATATCTAACGACATAGCAGGTAGATGACAAAAAGTCTATTTTTTACAGTGAAGCATAATGTCACTTCTCAGTGCCATGACCCCCTGAGCGGAGACCCCCCAATTCGGGGTGCAGagattcttccaaccaaagtggctgcAGAGATGCTTATATAAATGGTGCTTACCACGAAATCCCCACCCCCCACCTTTTCTGTACAGGCCCCACCCCTCTCCGTTATCCCCATCGATGTTACAAAAAAATATtctttatatataaatattattatatatatatatagtttatatgTATTTAAATTTGTCATTTCATCTTTTGCAGAATCCCCTTATTGTTAAATCCCCCCCCCCCTTGTATTTTCTAGTACGGAAAGCATAtattaaaaaaatggcaaaaaatttccaaaacttACTGACAGTATTAAtcttatttttgtatatttttttttcactaatcTGCATTAACGCGTTACCGCGAGGGAGATGGTGACGTGTTCCTCGAAGCACATTCTgagcatttttgttttttcttcatttttttacaAAGTTTAAAATATACCAAAAATATGTATAAAACACTAAACTATATATACACAAAAAAATGGGGTGACTAATTCCCCCCAATCGCTCCCCTCCTTATCCCCAGCCTCCTCATTCTGCACCCCCCAAACCCAGCCTCCTGATTCCTCCACCCACAaacccccccctcctctcctcataCCCAGCCTCCTCATTCTCTCCCCCCCCCAAACCCAGTCTCCTCATTCCTCCTCCCCCCCAGCCAAACCCACCCTCTTtattcctcctcccccccccaaacCCACCTCTTcattcctcctcccccccccaaacCCACCCTCTTcattcctcctccccccccccccaaagccacCCTCTCCATTCCTTCCCCCCCAACCCACCCTCttcattccttccccccccccccccaaagccacCCTCTTCattcctcttcctccccccccaAAACCCACCCTCTTcattcctcctcctcccccccaaaaCCCACCCTCTTcattcctcctcctcccccccaaaaCCCACCCTCTTCATTCCTCCCCCACCCCCCAAAACCCACCCTCTTCATTCCTCCCCCACCCCCCCAAACCCACCCTCTTCATTCCTCCCCCCCAAACCCACCCTCTTCATTCCTCCCCTCCCCAAACCCACCCTCTTCattcctcctctcccctcccccaaaCCCACCCACTTCattcctcctctcccctcccccaaaCCCACCCTCTTCATTCCTCCCCCCCAAACCCACCCTCTTCATTCCTCCCCCCCAAACCCACCCTCTTCATTCCTCCCCTCCCCAAACCCACCCTCTTCattcctcctctcccctcccccaaaCCCACCCACTTCattcctcctctcccctcccccaaaCCCACCCACTTCATtcctcctctccccttccccccaaCCCACCCTcttcattccccccccccctcattcCCCCAAACCCATCTTCCTTACCCCCTCCCTGTGTGTTTGTAcaggcccccttttttttttttttttgcctctttcCAACCAAGTCTTCATCCTGTCTATGTTTACAGAGACTTGTGCTGTCTATAACCTACAGCGACGCGTTCGCTTCTGTCCATTTAACGCGTTTTTTTGTCTAACTATTTTGTACCACTCGTTTCCAAGACTGGTTCTAAACATTGAGTTgtatgaaatatttattttttttcgctCCCCTTATAAAGAGCACGCCCCCgaatccccccccacccccctcaaaCCCTCCCCCGTATTTTATCAGAATAATTATGGTCTTATTAACGGATCAGACGTATATATTTGTACCGAAAACAGACGTCTCTCAAAAAAAGTGCCAACAATTGCTCCACGGGCGACataagaaatatatattttttttacttgtaTTTTGAAGTCTTCTAAATTTAAacgtggggaaaaaaataaaaaaaaatttgagaccattttttttcttttatatgttGAAGCTTTGACCATGACCATGTAGGTGCTATGTTTTTTggcttccaattttttttttttttccacggaCATTGGTCACCtctagagaagaaaaaaaaaaaaagttaaaggggGTGAAACCCACTCTCCCTAGGGGCACGTTGAGTCTCCGCCGAGCGAGTGTGACCCCGTTCCCTCTCCAAAAAAAACtcgcttttttttttctccagcaaaACACTCCTGAACTGGAAATGTACAGTTTGTATTTTACTTCTGAAGCTTCTGTAAGTAAAATGACTATTTGCTTTATTAAAGATACATTTAATAGTGTGACCTTTACTTTACGTCTTATTGGTGGATGCGGCTTCGTGACTGTGTATCGTGACGTCTGGAAATCGGTCCCTTCTGATGGGAGAGAATAAGGGGTGACCTGCAGGACCAGGAGAGACCACCAATGCCCCGCattgtaaggggggggggggggtgtaatcaCTTCTGAtgaatgactagggatgatcgaataccaaaatatccgacttgGCGAATACCTGACTATTCGTGAATACTCGACGCGcaatgtaaggccatgtgcgcactttgcgttgaggtagttgcagttatAAATGCATCCTGTGGCTGAAATtcagtcaaatttggttttgatcacaaaaacgctataagcttgcgtttttaccgcgatttacgagtcagatgcgttttgaatacaaatatactgctaaataaagtttaaacattcaaacattgaaaaaaaaactggaaaaaatgaTAAATATGATTAAAATCATTCACAAAATAGCAAATTTTATTAAAATAACTTTATGCATaaacgttaaattatggattttcattttaattgtcggactgtgtgtgtaaagggataaaggcaaaaacacatgcatttattttgtcaaaaaagcatgtaaaatgctgggattttgatgtagaatgcgttttgaaagttctgagattctaatgttagcaaaacgctgcaaaaatggcaaaaacaattgacatgctgcttctttaaacactgAGTTTTTGCCAATTTTTCTGCaagtaaaacgctgcgttttaacagcattgtgcgcacaagaaagcccaatttcccatagactttgcttggaaatcaaaacatgCATTTTGACATTAAAATGCTGCGgaaatgcaggaaaaacgcaaagtgcgcacatagccttagtctatgGGAAACACAAATAATTTTGCGTTGCTGTGACaaattccttccttcccttccctcttctcaccctccctttcccctctcctcttccctttcctcttctcaccctccctttcccctctcctcttcccttccctctcctcaccctccctttcccctctcctcaccctccctttcccctctcctcaccctccctttcccctctcctcaccctccctttcccctctcctctcctcttccctttcccctctcctctcctcttccctttcccctctcctcttccctttcccctctcctctcccctctcctctcccctttcctctcctcttccctttcccctctcctctcctcttccctttcccctctcctctcctcttccctttcccctcccctcctctctcctcctctctcctcaccctccctttcccctcaccctccctttcccctctcctcaccctccctttcccttccctttcccctctcctcaccctccctttcccctcccctctcctcaccCTCCCTTTCCCCTCTCCTCTTCCCTTTCCCCTCTCCTCACCCTCCCTTTCCCATCCCCTCTTCCCTTTCCCCTCTCCTCACCCTCCCTTTCCCCTCTCCTCACCCTCCCTTTCCCCTCTCCTCACCCTCCCTTTCCCCTCTCCTCACCCTCCCTTTCCCCTCTCCTCACCCTCCCTTTCCCCTCTCCTCACCCTCCCTTTCCCCTCTCCTCACCCTccctttcccctctcctctcctcacccTCCCTTTCCCCTTTCCCCTCTCCTCCCTTTCCCCTTTCCTCACCCTCCCTTTCCCCTCTCCTCACCCTCCCTTTCCCCTCTCCTCTTCCCTTTCCCCTCTCCTCACCCTCCCTTTCCCATCCCCTCCCTTTCCCCTCACCCTCCCTTTCCCCTCACCCTCCCTTTCCCCTCACCCTCCCTTTCCCCTCACCCTCCCTTTCCCCTCACCCTCCCTTTCCCCTCACCCTCCCTTTCCCCTCTCCTCACCCTCCCTTTCCCCTCTCCTCACCCTCCCTTTCCCCTCTCCTCCCTTTCCCCTCTCCTCACCCTCCCtttcccctctcctcccctctcctcaccctccctttcccctctcctcccctctcctcaccCTCCCTTTCccatctcctcccctctcctcaccCTCCCTTTCccatcccctcccctctcctcaccCTCCCTTTCccatcccctcccctctcctcaccCTCCCTTTCccatcccctcccctctcctcaccCTCCCTTTCccatcccctcccctctcctcaccCTCCCTTTCccatcccctcccctctcctcaccCTCCCTTTCCCCTCTCCCCTTTTCCCCTCGTCGGATACCGCATAGTGGCAAATAATGACCCATGGGTCGGATAATAGGGGGAGACCATCAATGAGGGGCAGGGAGGAGGTATTCTGAATGAACGAGTCTCACCCATCTCTGGAACCATTTTTATTAAAAAGAATTAAACATAACCTAATGCAACATCTATAATACACGTGTGCAGAGATGAGGAGGCTTGACATAAATtggtgcactacaagtctcagaggAGATATGAAACTGCTGATCTCTAGCACCACCCTGTGGAGAAAAACTGGAACTACATCACTCTAACTGGTACAATGGAGGACAGGGTATAAATATAACTGCATGTGGATTCACGTCTGTTTTTCGGGTGATGGCGCTGTGGCATCGGCTATCGTGGCCAAATAGATGAGGTTTCGGTGCAGAACCTGCTGGTACctgggaaaagaaaagaaaatgtgaACGACCTGACAACCACTGAGCAGTCCTAATCATGTTAAATAAGGAAATCTGCAGTGAATGGAAATAGAGAAATAATCAGTGGGGGGCAGATTGTTTCTTGGTGTTTACAGTAGGAGCAGCCTTTAGTGCACACTACAGATACCATCCTGATCATAAGAGAGTATCCTAACACATCAGTCCCTGGTGGCCTTGTGCTCCCGAGCAGATATGCCCACGACCACAATATTGACTGTGTGTCAAGTTGGCTAACAGAGGAGCCGCGGATGGCGTCCGGTAGGAAACGGTTCTGCGGTTCTGATCCAGTGGCCACAGAGTACAGATGAGTTGATTTGCACCAAGTTACCCAGCAGCGTCTTTTCCCCTGCACAGGCCACAAGCCGCATCAGGGTCCGCAGCGGAcagcgctgtatatcagatgactgattgcCGGGCGCTGCGCAGATGGGAGGGCTGTATACAACTATGATCAGCCACTGCCCAATCAGAGGCCAACAGCAGATTATTGCAGTAGCAGTATACAGAGCTCGGCTTTGCAAAGTGCCcaggaatctgtcatctgatatacagCACAGGCAGCGTTCAGCAAGGGGGCCACCAGGAGCATGGGGGCTGTATGCAGCGATACTCCTGCACTATGGAATATGTGGAAGGGGCAGGGACTCCGGCACCATATACCCACCCAGCAGGGCAGCTACATAATGTCAGCTCTGATTCCAGTTGACAAGGCGATCATAAGCTCCCACCCTgtcgtcgtgacatcacaggaagcagcaaaaaccccggaaggagcggtcacatgaccgctctgagctacggggagaggggctgacagcagggcaggtaggtagtgactatgtacttacctgccccaatgtagcgcaatagtgtaatgacaagaaaaaggctaaataataattgtattcatttatacagcactttacatacattggtaacactgtccccattggggctcacattctagagtccctatctgtatgtttttggagtgtgggaggaaaccggagaacctgggggaaacccacgcaaacacggggagaacatacaaactcctttcagatgttgtccttggtgggatttgaacccaagaccccagcgctgcaagattgcagtgctaaccactgagccacccaataagccggataacccctttaaataacacTTACTGTGAACACTCCACCGCTCGGCCCTTGTTCTGATATTCCACGATGCAGCGAATGAGTTGATCATTTTCTTCCAGCAGCTGCAGAAATAGAGACAAAATGTAAGAACGGTGCACGCAATGACCGGGATTTAAGAAACCGTGTTACGCCATctacaggttgtgtctggtattacagctcggaTTTATTAAGATAAATACTGGCGATGTGTGAATACATTTACAGCACCCTGGTCCAGTGGCCGCAACCATGTAAACAGACACCAATCTGAGGGAACCCCGGGCGCCTCCGCTGTACAAGGCAAAACAATATCCAGATAGATGGGGGTCCACAGACCACAGGACCGGAGCCCTGCAAATTTATGCACAACACAATGACCTGATCATGCTTTCTCCGGCATACTTCCGGcactgagagtaaagcagcatatctgcagttctcagctctgtagctgagatctacagatagtgcagagcgatccggATTGTtcatcccctagggggactagtaaaataaaaaaagtaaaagaaaacgttaaaaaaaaacccctaaaagttcaaatcaccccccctttcaccccattgaaaattaaagggttaaaaaaataaatatacacatatttggtattgctgcgttcagaaatgccgatttatcaaaatgtaaaatcattcatctgattggaatttttttgccgttacgccgtttaccaaacgccaaaattaacttttttttggtcgccgcaagttttgcgcaaaatgcaataacaggtgatcaaaacgtagcatctgcgcaaaaatggtaccgttagaaacgtcagctcgagacgcaaaaaaataagccgtcactgagccatagatccagaaaaatgagaacgctacgtgtttcggaaaatggcgcaagggGGAGAGGGGGCTGGGTCTGCATTCTGTTTTATACTTTAGTTGTGGACGCTGACTCTTTCCTGGTAGAGACTGAGACGTTGACGATACCAGTGATGATGTGTAATAACCCGCTGTATCCTCTGTGTACCTGCATCGCCAAATCTCCTATTCTATTATCTGTTTTATCGGCACCGCTGCTGTTCCCAGATCGAACACTCGGGGCACTATTTCTCTGTTTGTATAAAATTTAGTGTAAATTTCCCCCGAGTCGTCCTTTTCTGCGCCGTTGCGTTCGCGTAACCTGTTTACAGGAACACAACGTCGCTGGCTACTGCTTACCCCTAATGCAGAAGAGGTCGGCTTAAAAGGGGTTTTCTAGTTTTGGAAAACCTTTCGCCTCTTAACTGCAAAAGACacaactggacctggggagggtgagtaatgtCAAATCTTTGACGCTGCCCCCTGTATCTGTTGTTGTCTGCAACACTGATGTTACATTGATAACGCTGCAGCCAATCGCTAAGTTGACGGTACAAGACACTGAGGTTATTGACTGGCCACAGTGCTGACATCACATTGATAACGCTGCAGCCAATCGCTAAGTTGACGGTTACAAGACACTGAGGTTATTGACTGGCCACAGTGCTGACATCACATTGATAACGCTGCAGCCAATCGCTAAGTTGACGGTACAAGACACTGAGGTTATTGACTGGCCACAGTGCTGACATCACATTGATAACGCTGCAGCCAATCGCTAAGTTGACGGTACAAGACACTGAGGTTATTGAC contains:
- the SS18L2 gene encoding SS18-like protein 2; translation: MRDVLCVRRKCEERLRVKKKMSLVFVPERLRGRAQIPEDNVQRLLEENDQLIRCIVEYQNKGRAVECSQYQQVLHRNLIYLATIADATAPSPEKQT